The Papaver somniferum cultivar HN1 chromosome 3, ASM357369v1, whole genome shotgun sequence genome includes a region encoding these proteins:
- the LOC113356056 gene encoding uncharacterized protein LOC113356056 translates to MEDVVRKFFTTSMLMWIAPIVILYGFNNNLFPGSNQLSSHSLTILSGLLAVISVNIVIAFYIYMAMKEPSNKHEPDPAFLAEAKASIKQQQPTPTETEDLSRDRQKHE, encoded by the exons ATGGAAGATGTTGTGAGGAAGTTCTTCACCACATCAATGCTTATGTGGATAGCTCCAATCGTGATTCTATATGGTTTTAACAACAACTTATTTCCTG GGTCAAATCAATTGTCTTCTCATTCCTTAACGATTTTGAGCGGATTGCTTGCTGTTATCTCTGTCAATATTGTAATTGCATTCTATATTTATATGGCGATGAAAGAGCCCTCCAATAAGCACGAGCCTGATCCTGCTTTTCTTGCCGAAGCTAAAGCAAGTATCAAGCAGCAACAGCCCACTCCAACTGAAACTGAAGATCTTTCCCGAGATCGCCAGAAGCATGAGTAG
- the LOC113361221 gene encoding uncharacterized protein LOC113361221 isoform X1: MVEYNGMKTLINALEKGVGHLKGKLIFGFQDSMYKELDCGELDDAGTGGISESKFLIDHCGSKNSGLTGLFKGVLSTFEIYKVRECDSRILIPGGTSQVENHRKASKVASIKFVVGAFHFGGTS, encoded by the exons ATGGTAGAGTACAATGGAATGAAAACTTTAATTAATGCTCTCGAGAAGGGTGTCGGGCATCTAAaaggaaaattgatatttggtttccAAG ATAGCATGTACAAAGAACTGGATTGTGGTGAGCTAGATGATGCTGGAACGGGAGGTATCAGTGAAAGTAAATTTCTAATCGATCACTGCGGAAGTAAAAATAGTGGCCTAACTGGGCTCTTCAAAG GTGTTCTCTCCACATTCGAGATTTATAAAGTACGAGAATGCGATTCAAGGATCCTTATTCCTGGTGGCACTTCCCAA GTGGAGAATCATAGGAAAGCATCAAAGGTAGCATCAATAAAATTCGTTGTTGGAGCATTCCATTTTGGTGGAACTTCTTAG
- the LOC113361221 gene encoding uncharacterized protein LOC113361221 isoform X2, giving the protein MVEYNGMKTLINALEKGVGHLKGKLIFGFQDSMYKELDCGELDDAGTGGISESKFLIDHCGSKNSGLTGLFKGVLSTFEIYKVRECDSRILIPGGTSQVRHYKIPL; this is encoded by the exons ATGGTAGAGTACAATGGAATGAAAACTTTAATTAATGCTCTCGAGAAGGGTGTCGGGCATCTAAaaggaaaattgatatttggtttccAAG ATAGCATGTACAAAGAACTGGATTGTGGTGAGCTAGATGATGCTGGAACGGGAGGTATCAGTGAAAGTAAATTTCTAATCGATCACTGCGGAAGTAAAAATAGTGGCCTAACTGGGCTCTTCAAAG GTGTTCTCTCCACATTCGAGATTTATAAAGTACGAGAATGCGATTCAAGGATCCTTATTCCTGGTGGCACTTCCCAAGTACGTCATTATAAAATTCCTTTATAA